The following DNA comes from Microbacterium foliorum.
GGGTGCGAGCCGGTGGTGATCTCCGAGGCGGATCGTGAGGCCTATGCCGACGCGATCCAGACAGTCACCGAGTTCTCGCGCTCGATCATCGCGCAGTCCACCTCCCGCCTCGGCGAACTCGGCATCGAGAATCCCGGCGGATATCTCTCCGCGCTGGTGCAGTCGACCGTCGAGCGGGCGCTCCGAGACGCATCCGGGCCGCCACCGCTCCTCTGAGGTCAGCGGCCGCCCGAGAAGCCGCCGCCTCCGCCACCACCCGAGAATCCGCCGCCGAACGATCCGCCGGCGCTCGACGAGCTGCTGGCGCTCGGCGCCGAGTACGTCGCGGAAGCGTGCGAAGAGGCGGCGAACGCCATGAGCTGACCGTGGACGAACGGCGTGCTGGGGTCACCGATCCACGTCGCCCCACGCTGCTCGAAGGAGTACACGTGCTCGAGCACGGCGCCCCACTCGTTCTCCATGCCGAACAGCATCGCGTAGGGGAGCAGGCGCTCGTAGACGACGATCACGTTCGCGCTGCCGTCCTGCCGTCGCTCGGCACCGGAGTACGACTGCAGTATCTGCAGCCGATCGGCTTCGGCGACGCGGATGAACTCCCGCACACCCATGAGGTACTCGTACTGCCGAGCGCCCTCGGCCGAGAGGACCGTGTGCTTCGAGAAGCCGTAGAAGGATGACAGCAGCACGAGGAGCGCGCCGAAGGCGATCGCCACGAACGCGGGGATCGCCGTGACCCTCCCTGCGATGATCCCCCATAGGCCCAGGGCGAAGCCGGCCAGCACGACGGCGATCGCGCACCACTGCAGGATCATCGCGCCCCTGCTGCGCGCCTTCGTGGTGAGCCCGCGCGAGACAGCGGCCTCGATGCCGCGCTGCGACAGGCTCTTCATGCGGGCGGCGAAGTCCTCGCTCGAGCTGGGCAGCTCGGCGACACCGTCGGAGTCGGCGCCCGCGAACAGAGCGTCCAGCGCCTCGACATCGAGGTGGTCGGGAATCCGGCCACCCGGAAGGCGTCGCAGCCGCGGCTGTTCGGCGTCTGTTCCCTCTTCGATGCGGAGCGTGCCGCGCACAGCCAGGTGGACGATTTCCGCGGGGATCGGGTCTTTGGCTCCGGGCACGATCGCGGCGGCCAGCAGCGGCGGCAGGGAGTCCGGCACGTCGTACTGGGCGACGATGATGCCGCTGGCCGTGCGCCGGTTCTTCTTGAAGGTCGAGACGGCGAACCAGCTGGCGATCGAGAGTCCGAGCCCTACGAGCGCCGCGATCGCGGGCACGGTGTCGGTCACGGGGTCGGGCTGCCGAGCCGAGGGCTGCGCTGCGGTGCCCGGCTCGAACCCGACGGCGATCGTGATGCCCTCGCCGGGTGACAGCTCGTTCGCCTCGACGTCGAGCTGCGAGCCGTCGGAGGATGCGGTCAGGTCGCATTCGTCGGTCGAGCCCTCGTAGCCGGCATAGCAGCGCGCGTCGCCGGTCATCCGATCGGTCATCGTCTCATCGAACGCGACCTCGGCGTGGAAATCCTCGATCGGCTGGGTGCTGTCGAGGGGGAGCAGATCCCAGTAGAACTCGTCGACGCCCGAGTCGGCCGCGAGGATCACGTCGCGCATCTCGTACTCGATGACGTAGGTCGTGAGTCCGCGCACGTAGTCGTCGTCGCCGGTGAGGATCAGCAGCAGTCCATCCTCGGTGTCGGTCTCGTAGGGCACATCGGCCCCGGTCTCGTCGGTCACGGAGAGCACCCGTGCATCGAGCCAGGCATTCTCGTAGCTCGTCGGCAGCCCGCGGACGATCCCCTTGTTCTGGTCGAAGTCGGGGAATCGCGCCGTCAGCGTCTCTGTGATGTGCATGCGGGCGCGCCCGTCGTCGTCGAGCCCCACCTCGTACCGTGCATCCCACGACGCGTAACTGAAGTCGTCGACGTCCGCGCGGACCACCGTCGCATCGGTCGCTGAGGATGCGGGCGGCGCTGCTGCGGCGGCGGGAGCCGCTGACGCGAGCAGCGCAGCGGCAGCGAGGCCGGTCGTGACGAGAGCGCGGGCGAGTCTGGTGGCTGCCATGCTTCGAGGCTACCCAGACTCGACCGCGGGGTGAGGGACGCGACCTCGGTAAACTGGACACGACTTTCAAGGAGCCCCGAATGACTGACGCGTCTGCCGCGCCCGACACGACCACCGCCGCGACCGAAGAAGACGTGCACGAGCAGAAGGCCGTGCGCCTGGCCAAGCGCGAGCGTCTGGTCGCGAACCGAACGGATGCCGGCGGGGGAGCCTTCCCGGTGAGCGTGCCCGTGACGCACCAGATCCCCGCGCTGCGCGCCGAGTACGGCGAGCTGGAGGCCGGTGCCGAGACGGGTGTCGTCGTCGGAGTCGCGGGTCGCGTGGTCTTCAGCCGCAACACCGGCAAGCTGTGCTTCGCGACGCTGCAGGCCGGCGACGGCTCGCGCATCCAGGCGATGATCTCGCTCGCCAACGTCGGCGAGGAGTCGCTCGCCGACTGGAAGGAATATGTCGACCTCGGCGATCACGTGTTCGTGCACGGTGAGGTGATCTCGAGTCGCCGAGGCGAGCTGTCGATCATGGCCGACGCGTGGGCGATCGCCTCGAAGGCCATCCTGCCGCTGCCCAACGCCTACTCCGAGCTCAGCGAGGAGGGGCGTGTGCGCAGCCGCTATCTCGATCTGATCGTCCGTGAGCAGGCGCGCACCACCGTGCGCGCCCGTGCCGCGGTCAACGCGAGCCTCCGAGCGACGTTCGGCAGCCACGACTATCTCGAGGTCGAGACGCCCATGCTGCAGGTGCAGCACGGTGGAGCATCCGCTCGTCCGTTCGTCACGCACTCCAACGCCTTCGACACCGAGCTCTACTTGCGCATCGCGCCCGAGCTGTACCTCAAGCGGGCCGTCGTCGGTGGCATCGAGCGTGTCTACGAGATCAACCGCAACTTCCGCAATGAGGGTGCCGACTCGACGCACAGCCCGGAGTTCGCGATGCTCGAGGCCTACCAGGCCTACGGCGACTACAACCAGATGGCCGCTCTGACGCAGGAGCTCGTGCAGCAGGCGGCGATCGCCGTCGCGGGTTCGACCACGGTGACCTGGGCCGACGGCACCGAGTACGACCTCGGCGGCGAATGGGACCGCATCTCGATGTACGAGTCGCTGTCGGCGGCCTCGGGCCGCACGATCACCCCGAGCGACTCGGTCGAGGACCTGATCGCCTTCGCCGAGGCGAACGACGTCGACCTGCCCGCTCAGGCGACGCACGGCAAGCTCGTCGAAGAGCTCTGGGAGCACTTCGTGAAGGGCGACCTCGTGCGCCCCACCTTCGTGATGGACTTCCCCGTCGACACCTCGCCCCTCGTGCGCGAGCACCGCTCGATCGAGGGTGTGGTGGAGAAGTGGGATCTGTACATCCGCGGCTTCGAGCTGGCGACCGGATACTCCGAGCTCGTCGACCCCGTCATCCAGCGCGAGCGGTTCGTCGAACAGGCGAAGCTCGCCGCTCGAGGCGACGTCGAGGCTATGCCCGTAGATGAGGAGTTCCTGCGGGCACTCGAGCACGGCATGCCGCCGTCCGGCGGAATGGGCATGGGGATCGATCGCCTGCTGATGGCGATCACGGGGCTCGGCATCCGCGAGACCATCCTGTTCCCGCTCGTCAAGTAGCGGGTGTCGCGCCGCGTCTGAACGCCCACTCCGGCAGCATCGCCGCGTTGATCATCGTCTCGAGCAGGGCTGCGAGGCCGTACTCGGGATCGATCGCGCGCACGAGATCGAGGTACTGTGCGGCGTGACTCGAGCGGCCGAGCGCCCACGAGAGCCACGCCGCAGCAGTGAGCGGCGCGGGTCTCGTGGCCCGAGGCGCGAGCGATGCGGCGGTGCGGACGAGTGAGAGGGCGACCGCCAGCCGCTCCGGATCGGGCGTGGGTCCTCGCCCGAGGAAGACATCACCGAGGTCGTCGGGCACGGTCGACCCTGTATCGGCGAAGCTGAGCTGCGCCTCGAGCGTGCGTTCGCCGCCACGGACATCCGAGGCCCACTGCGTCAGCGCCACATCCCTGAAGAGCGGTCGCTCGAGGCACCAGAGGAGCGCGGCGGTGGCGAAGGGCGGCAGGTCGTCGGGCGATGCGAGTACGGCTTCGAAGAAGGCCGGGATGTCTTCGAGGAGGACGAGCGCAGCGATCGCCTGGGGGTTCTCGGTGCCCGTCGGCCCGGGCTTTCCGCCCCGTGCGAGGAGGTCGGTGACGTCACGCAGCGCTCGCCCCACCCTCTCTCTGTCTGCGAAGCCGGCCGCCGGCAGGACGGCACCGGACATCTGATCGCCCGACACATCGCCGACGCCGGGAACCTCGGGGGCCGCGCGATCGAGAGCGCGGAGCTGCGGGTCGCCGTCGAGGTAGCTCGACCAGCCGCCCGAGGTCACGCAGAGCGCGTCGACGATGCGCAGGCCGGCGTCCTCCGCCCGCCCGAGGAGTTCGTCGACCTCGACCGCGAAAGGCAGGACGAGCCCGTCTCGCGTCTGCTGCACCGCGTCATCCGTGTAGACGACGAGGGCGACGGCATCCGTCCGCTCGACCCTCGCGACCAGGCCGACCGCGGCATCCGCATAGTCCTCGAGTTCGACGTCGTCACGGGGGAGGTCGAGTCTCATCGCACCGTACGTGCGTGTGCCTCGGAACGGCAGCAGGACGAGGCTCTCGGTCGGGGTGAAGCCTGCGAGGGAGGGGACGATGCTGAGGAACTCAGCGGAGCCGGAAGCACGGAGCAGTGTTGTCATCCGGCGAGTCTCATCGGGCGGACGCCGTCGTGGTTCGATTCCACAGCCTCGATGGTCGATCCGCTTCGGGCCCTCGAGTGTGGAGGACTAGTGGGTCGCGTACCATGGAGTCATGGAGAACTTCTGGCTCGCAGCCGCATGGTCGATCATCCCGACCATCGGGGTGAGCGTCGTGTTCTTCTTCGTTCTCCGCGGAATCCTGCGGTTCGATCGCACCGAACGCAAGGTGCACGCACGGATCGAGGCCGAGGAGCGGGCTGCGCGCGGTCTGCCGCCGCGCTCCTGAGCAGCGTCGGCCCCATCGGATACTGTGTAGCCAGCGCACCTTCGTCGGTGCCCACTGACGCGACCGGCGTCGCAGTGCCGACCGGCCGAGAGGACGAGGGATGACGCCCGAGATCTGGGCTTGGTGGACCGCGGCGTTCCTGATCGCCCTCGACCTGACGATCCGCATCACGGCGATCATCGTGATCCCGCGCAACCGGCGACCCACTGCGGCGATGGCGTGGCTGCTCGCAGTATTCTTCATCCCGTTCATCGGGGTCTTCCTCTTCCTGCTCATCGGAAACCCGCGTCTGCCCCGCGCCCGGCGGCGCAAGCAGGATCAGATCAACGAGTACATCGCCGAGACGAGCGAGCATCTGCACTTCGGCACCCTGCGCCCGGATGCCCCGAGTTGGTTCCCCCCGCTCGTCGAGATGAACCACAGGCTCGGAGCCCTCCCGATCTCGGGCGACAACGGTGCGCATCTGATCGCGGACTATCAGGATTCGCTCGACGCGATGGCCGACGAGATCCGCAAGGCCGAGGACTACGTCCACATCGAGTTCTACATCCTCCAGGCCGATGCCTCGACGGACAACTTCTTCCGGGCGATGGAAGAGGTCGCAGAGCGCGGCGTGCACGTCCGCGTGCTGCTCGACCACTGGGCGAACAGATGGAAGCCGAAGTATCGGCAGACCGTCAAGCGGCTCAACGATATGGGTGCGAACTGGCATCTGATGCTTCCGGTGCAGCCGCTGAAGGGACGCATGCAGCGGCCCGACCTGCGCAACCACCGCAAGCTCGTCGTCGTCGACGGCAAAGTGGCGTTCCTCGGCTCTCAGAACGTCACCGACTCGACCTACAACCTTCCCAAGAACATCAAGCGCGGGCTGCACTGGGTCGATCTCATGGTCCGCATCGACGGACCCGTCGTGCTGAGCGTGAACGCCATCTTCCTCAGCGACTGGTACAGCGAGACTGACGAGGTGCTGCAGGAGATCGACATCTCGCACGCCGAGACGGGGTCGGGAGACCTCGACTGCCAGGTCGTGCCGTCGGGGCCGGGGTTCGAGGTCGAGAACAACCTGCGTCTCTTCCTCGGGCTGCTCTATGCGGCCAAAGAGAAGATCATGATCGTCAGCCCGTACTTCGTTCCGGATGAAGCGCTGCTGCTCGCCGTCACCGCCGCGGTCGACCGCGGTGTCGCGGTCGAGCTGTTCGTCTCCGAAGAGGGCGACCAGGCGATGGTCTATCACGCGCAGCGCAGCTATTACGAGGCGCTGCTCAAGGCCGGGGTGCGGATCTGGATGTACCGTCGGCCGTACATCCTGCACACCAAGAGCCTCACGATCGACGACCAGGTCGCCGTGATCGGCTCGAGCAACATGGACATGCGCTCGTTCGGTCTGAACCTCGAGGTGTCGATGCTGGTGCGAGGCGAGGAGTTCGTCGCCGAGATGCGCGAGGTCGAAGACGTGTACCGCTCGCTCAGCAGGGAGCTGACGCTCGAGGAGTGGATGCAGCAGCCTCTGCGTTCGACCGTCCTCGACAACCTCGCGCGCCTCACCTCCGCGCTGCAATAGGGCGCGTCGACGGGGTACCCGCGGGGGAGCGCGGCCGGTACCCTGTGTGCATGGAATCGCCATCGCGTGTCGTCGCCGCACTCTCATCCCTGGCTGCCGTGCTGCTGATCGCGGGGTGCACGATAGGTCCAGGGGCCACCGGGTCGCAGGCGACCTCGAACCCCTCGAGCGGGCCCGGTCAGAGCACCGACGACTCGGATGACGTCGAGGGCACGCTGCTCGACGACGGCCGCATGTTCGCGGTCGTGACCTGGGGATCCTCCACCTGTGTTCCGCAGGTCGACACGGTGTCGGCCGAAGGTCAGATCGTCTCGGTGACACTCGTCGAGCCGGAGTCCGAGGGAGACGGCGAGAAGGCCTGCACGGCCGACCTGGCGTCCCGAGCGAGCATCGGTGCGCTGCCGGAAGGGGTCGATCCGACGAAGGAGGTCACGCTGCAGGTGACCTACGGCGATGCCGTCGACGACGTCGATCTCGACGGCGACCCCTCGTTCACCGGCACCCCCGGCTCGTCGACCGAGTACACCCCGAGCGCCGGGTGGTTCGACGACGGCTCGCTGGTGCTGCTCACCTGGGGTTCGTCGAGCTGCGCCCCCGTGGTCGAGAACCTCGAGGGGTCGGGCGCCTCCGGCACGGCGACCTTCGCGACAGACGAGGACCAGGTGTGCACCATGGACATGGCGCCGCGTGCGACGATCCTCGAGTTCGGCGAAGACGCCGTCGAGGACGACGCCTTCACCCTCACACTCGTCGGCGGCGGCCTCGACGGCACGGTCGAGGTGCGCGGCTGACGCAGTCGTCGGAGGGTTTCCGACCCGCGGGGGTCAGAGCGACGCGACCGGGTGGTCGGCGGGAAGAGCCAGCAGGAGCGCTCCTGGGTCCACGCGGCAGGTGACGCGCACGGCCGTCCCGAACTCATCGCCGTCGAGCTCGATCGAGGTGGGCGACGTCACGGCGGCCTCGGCGGCGGCTCCGCGGAAGTAGTGCACCGACGCATCCCTGCCCCGACGTTCGAGCACCCGCCGGCCCGCGCGCGAGCGTCGCAGCACCGAGTTGTCCCACCAGATCTTGCGCCAGACTCCGAGCCAGCCCCACATGCCGGTCGGCTGGATCACCGCGACATCGAGGATGCCGTCCGTGATCGAGGCGTCGGGGATCAGGGAGATGCCCGCCGGCAGAGTGCCGCAGTTCGCGAACAGGATGCTGTGCACCTTGGTCGAGTGCAGGCGTCCGTCGTCGATCTGGAACACGGAGCGGAACGGCTCGGCGCCCACGAGCGACCTCGCGGCTCCGTCGACGTAGGCGATCCACCCGACCGATCTCTTGAGGTCGGGGCGGGTGTTGGCGATCATGTCGGCATCCAACCCGACGCCCGCGAGAACGACGTACGCGTGTTCCTCGTGCTCGCCGTTCTCTCGCGTCAGGCGTGCCCAGCCGATGTCGATCGCGTGGCGGAACTCGCCGAGCGCCGCGCGGATCATCTCGTCGGGGTCGGCGAGCGGAAGACCCAGGTTGCGCGCCAGCAGGTTTCCGGTGCCGCTCGGCAGGATCGCGAGTGGCACCCCCGTGTTCGCGATGGCTTCGGAGACCGCGCGCACCGTGCCGTCTCCGCCGGCCACGAGCACGACATCCACAGCTCGGGCGAGGGCCTGGGCCGTCGCTCCCTGACCGGGGTCCTCGATCGTGGTCGGATAGAAGGCCGGGTGCTCCCACCCGGCCTCGCGCGAGAGGACTCGGACCCTGTCCCGCAGATGCTTCTCGTCGACTTTGATCGGGTTGTACACGAGCGCCGCCTGTCGCCTGGCGGGGGCGCTCTTCGTCATGGCGCTACTCTAACCCGGGCGTCGGCGGCGCCTGACCGCGGCTGACGCGCCCGGGACGCACCATAGACTTGGTGGATGATCGACCTCGCACTCCTCCGCGACAATCCGGAGATCGTCCGCCGCTCTCAGGCCGCCCGTGGCAACGACCAGGGCACCGTCGACATCGCA
Coding sequences within:
- a CDS encoding diacylglycerol/lipid kinase family protein, whose amino-acid sequence is MTKSAPARRQAALVYNPIKVDEKHLRDRVRVLSREAGWEHPAFYPTTIEDPGQGATAQALARAVDVVLVAGGDGTVRAVSEAIANTGVPLAILPSGTGNLLARNLGLPLADPDEMIRAALGEFRHAIDIGWARLTRENGEHEEHAYVVLAGVGLDADMIANTRPDLKRSVGWIAYVDGAARSLVGAEPFRSVFQIDDGRLHSTKVHSILFANCGTLPAGISLIPDASITDGILDVAVIQPTGMWGWLGVWRKIWWDNSVLRRSRAGRRVLERRGRDASVHYFRGAAAEAAVTSPTSIELDGDEFGTAVRVTCRVDPGALLLALPADHPVASL
- a CDS encoding DUF4192 family protein, which gives rise to MTTLLRASGSAEFLSIVPSLAGFTPTESLVLLPFRGTRTYGAMRLDLPRDDVELEDYADAAVGLVARVERTDAVALVVYTDDAVQQTRDGLVLPFAVEVDELLGRAEDAGLRIVDALCVTSGGWSSYLDGDPQLRALDRAAPEVPGVGDVSGDQMSGAVLPAAGFADRERVGRALRDVTDLLARGGKPGPTGTENPQAIAALVLLEDIPAFFEAVLASPDDLPPFATAALLWCLERPLFRDVALTQWASDVRGGERTLEAQLSFADTGSTVPDDLGDVFLGRGPTPDPERLAVALSLVRTAASLAPRATRPAPLTAAAWLSWALGRSSHAAQYLDLVRAIDPEYGLAALLETMINAAMLPEWAFRRGATPAT
- the cls gene encoding cardiolipin synthase, with product MTPEIWAWWTAAFLIALDLTIRITAIIVIPRNRRPTAAMAWLLAVFFIPFIGVFLFLLIGNPRLPRARRRKQDQINEYIAETSEHLHFGTLRPDAPSWFPPLVEMNHRLGALPISGDNGAHLIADYQDSLDAMADEIRKAEDYVHIEFYILQADASTDNFFRAMEEVAERGVHVRVLLDHWANRWKPKYRQTVKRLNDMGANWHLMLPVQPLKGRMQRPDLRNHRKLVVVDGKVAFLGSQNVTDSTYNLPKNIKRGLHWVDLMVRIDGPVVLSVNAIFLSDWYSETDEVLQEIDISHAETGSGDLDCQVVPSGPGFEVENNLRLFLGLLYAAKEKIMIVSPYFVPDEALLLAVTAAVDRGVAVELFVSEEGDQAMVYHAQRSYYEALLKAGVRIWMYRRPYILHTKSLTIDDQVAVIGSSNMDMRSFGLNLEVSMLVRGEEFVAEMREVEDVYRSLSRELTLEEWMQQPLRSTVLDNLARLTSALQ
- a CDS encoding DUF2207 domain-containing protein, giving the protein MAATRLARALVTTGLAAAALLASAAPAAAAAPPASSATDATVVRADVDDFSYASWDARYEVGLDDDGRARMHITETLTARFPDFDQNKGIVRGLPTSYENAWLDARVLSVTDETGADVPYETDTEDGLLLILTGDDDYVRGLTTYVIEYEMRDVILAADSGVDEFYWDLLPLDSTQPIEDFHAEVAFDETMTDRMTGDARCYAGYEGSTDECDLTASSDGSQLDVEANELSPGEGITIAVGFEPGTAAQPSARQPDPVTDTVPAIAALVGLGLSIASWFAVSTFKKNRRTASGIIVAQYDVPDSLPPLLAAAIVPGAKDPIPAEIVHLAVRGTLRIEEGTDAEQPRLRRLPGGRIPDHLDVEALDALFAGADSDGVAELPSSSEDFAARMKSLSQRGIEAAVSRGLTTKARSRGAMILQWCAIAVVLAGFALGLWGIIAGRVTAIPAFVAIAFGALLVLLSSFYGFSKHTVLSAEGARQYEYLMGVREFIRVAEADRLQILQSYSGAERRQDGSANVIVVYERLLPYAMLFGMENEWGAVLEHVYSFEQRGATWIGDPSTPFVHGQLMAFAASSHASATYSAPSASSSSSAGGSFGGGFSGGGGGGGFSGGR
- the lysS gene encoding lysine--tRNA ligase, with the protein product MTDASAAPDTTTAATEEDVHEQKAVRLAKRERLVANRTDAGGGAFPVSVPVTHQIPALRAEYGELEAGAETGVVVGVAGRVVFSRNTGKLCFATLQAGDGSRIQAMISLANVGEESLADWKEYVDLGDHVFVHGEVISSRRGELSIMADAWAIASKAILPLPNAYSELSEEGRVRSRYLDLIVREQARTTVRARAAVNASLRATFGSHDYLEVETPMLQVQHGGASARPFVTHSNAFDTELYLRIAPELYLKRAVVGGIERVYEINRNFRNEGADSTHSPEFAMLEAYQAYGDYNQMAALTQELVQQAAIAVAGSTTVTWADGTEYDLGGEWDRISMYESLSAASGRTITPSDSVEDLIAFAEANDVDLPAQATHGKLVEELWEHFVKGDLVRPTFVMDFPVDTSPLVREHRSIEGVVEKWDLYIRGFELATGYSELVDPVIQRERFVEQAKLAARGDVEAMPVDEEFLRALEHGMPPSGGMGMGIDRLLMAITGLGIRETILFPLVK